From the Shewanella amazonensis SB2B genome, one window contains:
- a CDS encoding SHOCT domain-containing protein → MRLHGTSKTKESKYNATVGLFISIGMLLVALMVFDFSEMPEFGKIFMIFWIGAVCAQIYQSYRNSVFSRKSLHHEVTDHELKVDGYKSPSNHKAELEKDYALRLRKLENLYRDGLITTTEYEAKRQDILDEDWGS, encoded by the coding sequence ATGAGATTACATGGAACATCAAAAACTAAAGAATCGAAATACAATGCAACAGTAGGCTTATTTATAAGCATTGGGATGCTGTTGGTTGCATTAATGGTTTTTGATTTCTCGGAAATGCCAGAATTTGGCAAAATTTTCATGATATTTTGGATTGGTGCCGTTTGCGCACAAATTTACCAATCTTATAGAAATTCAGTATTTTCTCGTAAAAGCTTACATCATGAAGTTACCGATCATGAATTAAAGGTAGATGGATATAAATCACCTTCAAATCACAAAGCTGAACTTGAAAAGGATTATGCTTTAAGGTTAAGAAAACTAGAAAACTTATATAGAGACGGATTGATAACGACGACAGAATACGAAGCAAAAAGACAAGATATTCTGGATGAAGATTGGGGTAGCTAA
- a CDS encoding DUF6980 family protein → MNKHCCRDMEDAITLDCDQHIDVLECPDVLVSYIPKFDEYGLIIHDGGSSSLEIRFCPWCGSKLPESKREAWFGRLEELGFDDPSEQNIPEEFESDAWYRNT, encoded by the coding sequence ATGAACAAGCATTGCTGCAGAGACATGGAAGACGCAATCACATTAGATTGTGATCAACATATAGATGTACTCGAATGTCCTGATGTATTGGTAAGCTACATTCCAAAGTTCGATGAGTATGGGTTAATTATCCACGATGGTGGCAGTTCGTCGTTAGAGATACGGTTTTGCCCATGGTGTGGTTCGAAGCTGCCGGAGTCGAAAAGAGAGGCGTGGTTCGGCAGGTTGGAAGAGCTAGGGTTCGATGATCCTAGTGAACAAAACATACCAGAGGAGTTCGAAAGTGATGCGTGGTATCGCAACACTTAA